Proteins from a genomic interval of Candidatus Rubidus massiliensis:
- the prmA_1 gene encoding Ribosomal protein L11 methyltransferase — translation MKNTYSIKIEPHLSFDEMWNYILSRGGIPLYSITDENNDEMIIYEAKVVLPMSEKFNLPAIDWDQQWSLSPYYKGNKIEFDMKEFGASVSIPITLYPGEGFGDLSHPTTQLMLELIAKEDVSAYPQVVDAGCGSGILSIILAKMKAKEVIGFDIDPHAITHSNKNKRLNHIKQNLHFYVNADLPPKFLKENNLFIINMIFSEQIMVLEEYIGKPKTIISSGILVEEQGEYVNFMKKFGLIPIKQLTRGIWTSFKFGKNRYSLTP, via the coding sequence ATGAAAAATACTTATTCAATTAAAATTGAGCCTCACCTGTCCTTTGATGAAATGTGGAACTATATATTGTCGAGAGGAGGCATACCTTTATATTCTATCACTGATGAAAATAATGATGAGATGATTATCTACGAGGCAAAAGTTGTTCTCCCAATGTCAGAAAAATTTAATTTGCCAGCAATTGATTGGGACCAACAATGGAGCCTAAGTCCGTATTATAAAGGAAATAAAATCGAATTTGATATGAAAGAATTTGGAGCTTCGGTTTCGATTCCCATTACTTTATACCCAGGAGAAGGATTTGGAGATCTTTCTCATCCAACAACTCAATTGATGCTGGAGCTTATCGCAAAAGAAGATGTTTCAGCTTACCCTCAAGTTGTAGATGCAGGATGTGGAAGTGGAATACTGAGTATTATTTTGGCTAAAATGAAAGCAAAAGAAGTAATAGGGTTTGATATTGATCCCCACGCTATAACCCATAGTAATAAAAACAAAAGGCTAAATCATATAAAGCAAAACCTTCATTTTTATGTGAATGCTGATTTGCCGCCAAAATTTTTAAAAGAAAACAATTTATTTATTATAAATATGATTTTTTCTGAACAGATTATGGTATTAGAAGAATATATTGGAAAACCTAAAACGATTATTTCGTCAGGTATCTTAGTGGAAGAACAAGGTGAATATGTAAACTTTATGAAGAAATTTGGGTTAATCCCTATCAAACAACTTACTCGAGGGATTTGGACTTCTTTTAAATTCGGGAAAAATAGGTATAGTTTGACCCCTTGA
- a CDS encoding putative transposase OrfB, protein MESNKYRTYSYGKGKEYPFDFKLNAIYAAQQLGIKPAAKRFKIARNTLKTWIACHKTKGKQGLNDKRAGPSNIPHKISRELEKKIVLIRKIAPCFGPKRIQYMYDIPCSLGAIHRVIKAHNLIRKKRTYTQKKNDLRKVKQRLKSLTYLQMDVKHLRDIPNYLDQMMILDLPRYQYTIRDVKSGMIFLGFSNELSELNARTMACYLLESFKKYRFSLSNITIQTDNGSEFSGAAKRMETNKFVQTLEQYQVKHKYIRPGHCNAQADVESIHNTIEKEFFDITTFTSRENFFHKAQVYQYFYNLIRPNFSKDTKAPWQICETDWKQSNIASQAVLISCIDLDKISYANNSPSRGQTIPIFPEFKRSPNPSSKLFDRD, encoded by the coding sequence ATGGAGTCTAACAAATATCGTACCTATTCTTATGGAAAAGGTAAAGAATATCCTTTCGATTTCAAATTAAATGCAATTTACGCTGCACAACAACTTGGCATAAAGCCTGCAGCGAAGCGATTTAAGATCGCTAGAAACACTCTTAAAACATGGATTGCTTGTCATAAAACAAAAGGGAAGCAAGGTTTAAACGATAAAAGAGCTGGGCCTTCCAATATACCTCACAAAATATCTAGAGAATTAGAAAAAAAAATAGTCCTTATTAGAAAAATAGCTCCCTGCTTTGGACCTAAAAGGATTCAATATATGTATGATATACCTTGTTCATTAGGTGCTATCCATAGAGTAATCAAAGCTCATAATCTTATTAGAAAGAAAAGAACGTATACTCAAAAGAAAAACGACTTGAGAAAGGTAAAGCAAAGACTTAAGTCTTTGACTTATCTGCAGATGGATGTAAAACACTTAAGGGATATTCCCAATTATTTAGATCAAATGATGATCTTAGATCTACCAAGGTATCAATATACTATAAGAGATGTCAAATCGGGTATGATTTTTCTTGGATTTTCCAATGAACTCTCCGAATTAAACGCTAGAACTATGGCTTGCTATCTATTAGAGTCTTTTAAAAAGTATCGATTTTCCTTAAGTAATATCACAATTCAAACAGATAATGGATCGGAATTTAGTGGGGCTGCCAAAAGAATGGAGACAAATAAATTTGTGCAAACGCTTGAGCAGTATCAAGTTAAACATAAATATATAAGGCCTGGACATTGTAATGCACAAGCTGATGTTGAAAGCATTCACAACACCATAGAAAAAGAGTTCTTTGATATAACGACATTTACTTCTAGAGAAAATTTTTTTCACAAAGCTCAAGTGTATCAATACTTTTACAATTTAATTAGGCCAAATTTTTCAAAAGACACTAAAGCACCCTGGCAGATATGTGAAACTGATTGGAAGCAATCAAATATTGCTTCACAAGCAGTATTAATTAGTTGTATAGATTTAGATAAAATAAGTTATGCTAATAATAGCCCATCAAGGGGTCAAACTATACCTATTTTTCCCGAATTTAAAAGAAGTCCAAATCCCTCGAGTAAGTTGTTTGATAGGGATTAA